The Gavia stellata isolate bGavSte3 chromosome 1, bGavSte3.hap2, whole genome shotgun sequence DNA segment ATGTTACTAGGCTACTGTTTCTGAAGGTACTGGATACTGGATCATATTGCAGAGGTCTGTTCTTAGGCCCCCAAGCATCATGAATGGTCTTggtagattttcttttttttttaaaggacctTGGCTGCTTTTTACTAGAGGGTTGCTTTTATGAATATATTTATACTATTAAAGGATGGTTGATCTAATTTAACTTGCCATTTTGTAGGAGAAAGTCCCATCACAGAGTCAAATCTTTTGAACTGTTatgcatgcatatttttatttaatacaaattttgagtataaaaatgtaaaaaatattaacGTGAAATGCAAGTTCTCATGATAAGTTTCTTTAAAGAGATgtcttattttatttgtaatgtatatatataaaagtcaTACCtgtatggtttttttcttacatttaactGCTGTCCAGTGTTAAATGTATGCATGTAAATCTGTTGCACATCTGAGACACTTTTATTCTGACAACTGTGTAACTTATTCACTCTGTAAATACACTTACCGTTTTTGTGAAGTAACTTTGGTTGATATTTGGATCAGTACATCCAtttaactgaaatataaaaGTCATATATAATCACAACTGAGTATGTGCTTGTTATGTAGACTGTGTTCTTGTCTGAATCTATACTGTTAAGGATGGTATCCATGATCAGCAGCCCCCAAAAGACACCTTTTTCATCATTTATGGTGTTCATTACACTGAAAGAAACCAGTGAGAAatgtaaggatttttttttgtcagtctGTAGTTACAACTCAACCAGGAAGAGTATGTTGACTAAAGCAGTttcataactgaaaaaaatccaaaatggaGCTGAAGGtttgtttctgttaaaaacatCAGTAATGGTCCTATTTGTTCCAGCATtgggtttgggtgggttttcttctcattctaaaggtaaaagaaaatctgtccACCCTGCTTATATCAGCCTCAGCTCTGAGAATTCAGTAAAGCACTCTCCCCTTCACccctttttcatttccaaaatgctTGCACAATTTTATGTGGATCTTGAAAAACACATATCGATGCATAAAAGGGGTGGAGTCGACTTCTTTTACACGTTTTCTGATTTTGCAGtccacagagctctgcagcacagttGTAGTTGCAggacaaaataaatgcaaggcAAATCACACAGCCATTTTTCTGAGTAAAATAATCTGCAATGATTAGAGAAGTCTTCAAATTTCAGTTATGTATTTCCCTTTTGGAAGCTATTCAGAACTGTAATTGGGGTGGTCTCCAAAAATTTTAGTGGTTGGTGAAAGCTGAGATCTGCTCTATCACTTGGCAAAATCACGGATATTttacagatcacagaatcacaggaaaattcaggttggaagggacctaaagatgtcatctagtccaacctccaATTTGAAGTGAGGTCAGCCTTGAGATCAGATCAGGTTACTCAGGCCTTTATCcagttgggtcttgaaaacATTCAAGGATGGAAAGTGCACAGCTGCCCTGGACAACCTGTTCTACTTGACTGTCCTCAAGgtggaaaagcttttcctttaaCCAGTCTGAAcctattttggtttattttatgtattgtcgtggtttaagcccagctggcagctaagcaccacacagccgctcgctcactccccccctgccgcagtgggatgggggagagaataggaaaagtaaaagcgagaaagctcgtgggttgagataaaaacagtttaataaataaaatgaagtaaaataataataataataatgataataaaaattgtaatgaaaacaacaacaaacaagaaaggcaagtgatgcaaatgaaaacaattgctcaccaccctccgaccgatgcccagcccaagcagcggtcccccggccagctttccccctagtttatatactgagcatgacatcatatggtatggaatatccctttggtcagttggggtcagctgtcccggctgtatcccctcccaacttcttgtgcacccccagcctacttgctggcggggcggtgtgagaagcagaaaaggccttgactctgtgtaagcactgctcagcagtaactaaaacatccctgtgtatcaatactgtttgtagtacaaatccaaaacacagccctatactagctactatgaagaaaattaactctatcccagccaaaaccagcacatgtaTGTATCCTGTCTCTCAGCCCACTACCATAAGCCACACTAAAGGGCCTGGCTCCAACTTTCCTGAATAACCATAACCTGGCAGGCTACTGTGAGGTCCCCCTGAAGGCTTCACCTTTTCAGACTGAATAAGCCCAGTTCCTTCAGCGTCTCCTCACAgagcaagtgctccagccctgtGACCAGCTTGGTGGCCTCCACTGACCTCTTACAGTTGATCAATATCTTTCTCATATAGAGGCCAAAACTGGATACAGTAGTCTAGCTCTGGTCTAGTGAGTGCTGAGTAAAGGGGGACAATTGcttcccctgctctgctggctcTGCTTCTGTTCGTACTGCCCAGGATGTTGTTGCTGCCCTTTGCTGCCAGGGCCCACTGCTGGCTCACGCCCAGCTCGCTGCCAGCCAAACCCCAAGGGCACTTTCTGATgagctgccccccagccagccAGTCCCCTGTCTGTGTCACTGCAAAGGGCTCTCCCCATCCAGGGGTAGGaatttcctcttgtccctgCTGAATATCACAAGGCTCCTGTTGCCCCATCCCTCGAGTCAGCTGAGATCTCTCCAGGTGGCAGCACTGCATCCAGCTGCTTTGGCTGGTCCCAGCAGTTTGGGGTAACCTGCATACTTGGCAAGTCTGGTGTCTCTTCCAGGCCACTGGTAAAGATATTGAACAAGAGAGGTCCCAGGGTAGACCCCCTGTTGTATACCACTTGTTACTGTCCTGCAGGTAGAGTACAATTTGTTAAGCAACTTGATTCAATTGGtcctccagaggttccttccaacctgaagTATTCTGTGACTCAACAGATATACGAAAATCTATGATGTAACCATCTAGCTTTCTTAGCATCATTTCTAAACTTCAGGTAGAATAGAAATCACTATATCCTTAACAAAGCCTCACTGAAGTCCTAGGACAACATGAACAGCAGTAATGCCCCACTGTGCTTCTACAACACCTGGTACTTTGTAGTCAGGAGAATCCTAATTATTTTGCCTCCATGAAAGCACATTCAAAAAGCACATGACTCTTGAGTTATATTTAAGCCACCTACCCTGGAGATACCTTACATGACCAGAAAGCTTTGAGGCAAAAGCCTTTATCTGAATCGAGGTCACAGAGACTTGTTCTACCTCTTTTGAGACACATTGAGCCTAGAGAATTTGTTACACTGTCAGATACCCCAGCTACAAagttttttccctcctcactCAGAAAAACATGTGAAACTTACACTTTTCCCCTCATATCTTACAGACATAGTCTTTGATAATCaaactgctgttttatttttttaatacatttgaCAGAGTCAGTGGCAAGAGGCACTTGTCCAGTCACCCCAGACTTTATGCTCCAGAACATTTATTTGCAACTTCCACACTAGTTCAGTTCAAGTGACTGAAGGAGAAACTTGCTATTGCAATTTTAATCTTAGCATTCCCTAAAAGACAGGCTAAAACCAAAACCTATTTTCTTTAGCAAATCAAATAGGTTCTGTTTCCCTCCAGACagactttcttctttcctcacaGCAAGATGAAACTAAGGGGTAACAAACTAGTGCAAACTTTTATTGAACTTTATTCACAGCATAAATACCATGGAGTCAAATACTTTATCAATAATACAAAAGTCTTTATCCATTATCCAATGCCAGGTCAAAAGCCTAAAGTCAAAACATTGCAAGAGACTGACAAAGTGCAAAACGCAAAACAGAAGAGGGCACGCAGATCAGACAATGTATTTGAAGCTGTAAGTGTTATCACAGGACAGCCTCTTGCCTTTGCAGCGGCCACAAAGTTCTTGGCGATGAGGTCTCTTGAGATCaatgtgtcttttcttctgGGGGCAGGAACAACGAGTCTTTGAACAGGTCTTAAGAAACAAGACATTTTATTATTAGTAGAGCAAAGGCGCTCACTTCATGTTAGACTGACATTTAGTTTTCCTTAATCATAGCAACACATTTGGGCTGATACACTTAAGAGCTCTTGTGGTAAAAACCCTGTGGAGTTAAGCTGTAAGAGCCTTCTCACCTAGAAGCACAAACCCCTACCCTACATGTAGCTAGGCCTAACACTGTATGAAGAGAAAACCGTTCCTGTAAGCCATGTGCAGGAAGAGGGAGTCCTATCCCATTACACCTTTCCCAAATAGCATTTCCTAGTACTTTGATGAAAGCAAGTTCCCTTCCAGATAAAAGTCAATATCAAATTCAGCAACTGTAAACAAATGTGGCAGTCTTACTAGGATACAGAAATCTTAACTTACCTGGCACTGGATTGCTTCCACTCGGTAGGGATTGAAGCCCTTTTGGCATTTGCGACAGAGCTGCTTGAAGTacacctgaaaaaaaagcaagttctCAGTTACTATAGAGACTTACTCAGTGTGTTCAGTACAGGTACCTAAATTTGTGACAAAACGTCTGATTTGTCACAGATTTGGTGCTATTCTTACAAGTATCAGGAGCCAGAAATGACTGTTAACTACCTTGTTGCTTCCATAAATGCACCACACGTAAGCACTCTCCCATCTGGTCTTGCAGTCTTTACAGTGGAAATAGCCATACTTCTGCTCCAAGAACTGCAGAGAGAAAGTTCACTGAGCAGCCTCCAGCACCACAAGAacacccagcccagctccttcATCACACCACCTGTTCTCACAGGCAGGAGGCTCCATTGCTGCAAGGGAGACAGAGCTGCCTGGGGACTACCAACCCGGGGTGCAGACCTGAGCGGGAAGCCGCTGGGGACCACTGTGCCTTTTGCGGCTCAGGAGCACATCTCTCTCCCACCTGCTTCACGGTTCACTCACCCCCACCCCTCTTGCCCAGAGCGGGCTGCACCAggtcccagcctctcctcaggcCCCGTTGTCCCATCTCCTGCACACCTGGAAGGCAGCCAACCGTCTGGGGGCTGCGGCCTCCTCCCGTGGTGTCTCCGCTGTCTCCTCACTCGTcagagctgcctctgcctggccctcctgctgctctccgCTACCATCCTCCGCCTTCTGCTGCTCGGGGGTGGTTTCGGACgcctcttccttctcttgggGTCCAGTGGCCTCATGCAGCGTGAAGAGGCGGCGGTCCGGCACGGGTGAGTAGAGGGCAAGGTGCCCTTGGGTGCGGAGGACAGCCGGGCTAAGGGGCCGGCCAACAGGCAGCGTGCGCGGCCCCAGCGAGCACTGCACGGCGGCGTCAGCCCGCAGGTTCACCTGCACGGCCACCTCCTTGGTAGCGGCCCGGCGCAGCCACGGCGTCAGCCCGGGGCTCACCTGTGACAGcagggcctggagctgggcccGTCGGTAGCTGTCCAGGTAGTCTGAGGGCATGGGGGTGAGGGGCCCCCCGAGGAAGGGGCTGATGCCGCTGCTCttgctctgcttccagctgGGCTGCTTCACCGCTGGGTCCCCGCCGCGGCTCGGCGTGAGGCTGCCCCTGAAGCTCTGGTACGTGCTGAAGGGGGGATAGACAAAGCCCTCCATGATCGTAGCCACAGAAGAGTCTGTCCTGGCGGGATCCCTGCCCTGCCTTTATCTTatctggagagctgctgctAATTGTTGCTATTTGACGGGGAAATTGGCCCCAGGCCGGTGGGGCTAATGGGGGCGGGGGCATTGTTTGCAAAGGGAGGGCTGCAggcctgcccccagccctgctcccagccctgctcccagagCTTTTCCTGGTGGCTGAGCTGGAACAGGATGTGGTGTGTTTTCCACGCACGCGGTGTGGGAAGCCTGGACACGCAGACCACGAAGCCCCTGCTCCGGCCATCACCTACGGGATTGCCCTTCCTCGCCTCATTAAGACCCTTGTAGAAGGCCAAGGCCTGCACAGAGCTGGCCTGCAGCTGTGCAACGTGCCGACTTGCTCTGCTCCTGGAGGCCCTCATCTGTGATCTCAGGTAGGAAATGCAGCCACAGGGCTAGAAGCTGCAATAACAAATCCAGGGCTGAATAAAGTCTCAGTTCTTTACGCAGCTGTAAATGGGTGAAGATCCTGAGAGCTGTGTAAGTCCTGAGAAGTAATCGGCGCTCAAAAAGTAGCGCATCGCTGCGAGGCGCTGTAAAGATGAATAGAAGTCATTCAGCCGCAGCTGGGACAGCCATGGCTTTCATAGCGAGGGAAGTCCGCTGGCTCACGAGTCCTTCTGTTTACGGCCTTaacagaggggaaagggggGTTGGGAAACTAACAAAGCCCAGATAAAATGGGTACCCCACGGGCAACTGAGCAAAGAATGCAGGCAATTACATCTCTGAAAAGAAGTCTTTATCGGTATTAAAAGGTCTGAGCATCCCCACTGCCCCATTGCTTGGGGATTGTCTACATGCAGCTTTTCCATCAACTGTATTGGTTTAGGAAAAGATGGAATATACTTCAGTTTGTACAACGCTCTAGAGGGAAAACAGTTATACCGGGAAAAGTGGCTTAATACCTgtataatgaaataaattttagcAATACAAGCACCTACAATTAGACTAATAGTCCTTCTTCCATAATTACATCTCTTTAGTTCAATTTTAAGGTAATAtagttaaaataatataattaaatCATCCAAACTGTGTGTGACTCTGTAGAGACTGTAGAATCACCAAATCCCTGGATCTGCTGTGATGTGAAATTTCCTTGCATGACTCCTCACCACCTTCATAAAAGCGTTGCATTATAAAATTCAATGGGCCAACAGGACAGGGGCTAGAGAAGAACTGGTAGGGATGACATCTTTAAACGTTCACAGTGTATTTGAGAAAGATCCTTTCAAGTGTCTGAAGTAAATCAGTAAGAACATTTTATGGAATAAAAAGGGGTTGAGATTCAGGAAACACATTCATCATAGTTAAAAGCAAGATGGCTCAAGGCTCCATGTTATGCTTGGGTTTTCCAAGCACCGTCTATTTCAACTCACAGCAAAAACAGGGTCTCAAGATGACCAAGTTAAAACTTTTGACTGCAGTGTGGTTGCAAAAAGAGTAAGTTGTTAGGGTGCGTTGGGAGGGAGATGGAGATTAAATTGGAAACTATATGCCGTCATTTAAAACAACGGTATGGCTTCCTCTAAAATGCTTTGGGAAGAACTGGTTACTGCACCTCGCCGGGACACTGCAGGATTAGAAGTTGAAGTAGTTCGTTGGAAGGAGGAGGCACATGGAAAAATTACTGTATGAAGAGTCACCTTCTTCAAGGTGACTGATGAGTAAGTAGGTGGTGtgataaaaactaaaataaggACTGGTGTGGAGAGGTAGGAAGAAACCCCTTTATAACACAAGAGCAGATGAACATCCAGCTAAAATGAAAGATGGCTAACTCAAAATTGGTAATACGAAGAATTTTCCACCCAACTTGAAGTTATTTTATGGACTCATTGCTGAGGCCAAGAACTTACCAAAAGTCAAAACGGGAATGGACATGTATGTGGAGGATATTCTCTTTATTATAACGTCAACAACCATAGTAATTTCATGTGTCAAGGCCTACAAAAACCACCTAACTAAAAAGATGAGGTTGACTGCTACAGGCAGCGACACTCCATCGCATTACTGCTGCTCAGTCTAAGACTTCTGGAGCCTTTTTCTGGATCACTGGTGTTAACTGATAGAAACAGTCTGAATATGTCGACCTTAGATGTGATACTTCATTTCTCACATATATAGGGATGTGCGAATAAAAGCAGCTGGCTGACGACACTCCCTTTCTGTATTGTGAGAAATCAGCCATGGAGGGAAAGCACTGACAGAAGACATCGCACTTCCTCCACCCGCAGCTACCTTGCCCTACGTCTCTCGGTCCCCCTCGCCCTGCCTCCGGTCCTcctgtccccccgccccgtggAGAGGTGGAACCACCCCAAGGCCGCTGAGGAGAGGCAGCGGTGGCCGTTAAACCGCCTCCTTCCCGTGACGTACAGGCCGGGGAAGGCGGGAACGGCGGATGCTCTCAGTGCGCAGGCGCCCGGGGGTGTGTTGGCGCCAAGCTTTGAGCGTGGTGGCAGGGTCGCCGCGGGAGCGCGCCGTtcggcggggccgcgccgccccttccctcccccgcTCGCGCCGCTGCCGTCTCCGCGGGGGGTGCCGGCCCGCCCCGTGCGTGAGGCGATGCTGCGGCCATCGTGCCGCCCGAGGGGCCGGAGGGAGGTAAACGCCCCGCGAgtggctctgccctgccctgggagCTGCCCCTTCGCGTGGGGGGCGTCCCTGCTGCCCCTGGGGGTTTAACGTcgccgggggtgggggggtccctcCCGCTGCCGCCCTTCTCCTCTCAGCCAGCCGCGGGAGTTGGCAGTTACCGGCCTGCCGGGGTGGGGGAGGGCTTGGGGCTCGTCCTCTGAGGCCCCTCGGCCCTGCGGGGTGACCCGGTGGCGGCTTCGCAGGCAGCGGCCCGTGCTTGGTGGTTGCCCGGCAGGAGCTTTCCCTAACGGGAAGCAGGGTGGATAGGGCGCTTCGTCGTTTAAAATGTGCTTCTGAGGCAGTTCATAATCTGGTGACTTTCTGTCTTAGGGTAGCCTTTACCCTTGTTTAAATGCCTGTCTTTCCCATCGTTTTGGTAAGGCAGCGTGTATAAAACAGCCGTCACCTGGGAATCTGATATTACAGTGGAAACAATAAATGTGTTAAACAGGAAAGTTTCTATGGCAGTCTTACTTACATCTGTTTTTTAATAGAACTGTGAAACTGGCCATGTCTGCTCCACTTGAAAGCAACTTTAAATCAAATTCTTGGCACATAAGTTGTAATGGTTGTAAGAGTTTATACGTAATAGTATATATTCTGTTCTAACATATAGTAATGAGtgtggattttttctttatacttaaaatacatcaaaagCGTTCTGCCTGTTCCGTCTTGATTTTTCTCCCATATTTGCTTAGGATTTTTATTATCTCTAGTATAATACCCTATGGTCATCTTGTCTGTTGTTTTCATACCGTGTTCATCATTGCAGTGTTTGaatacacacacgcacacatatcACAGTCCTAAAGCTAAAGAGTTTGGGTTATGACACACCTACCAAAAaatgcaggaaagcagggttaACACTTGCAGTCCCATGGCATTAGAATAGCACTGTatgaaagtgttttcttatttcttctcaGGTTTTCCAACAACTGTTCCGGTAATGTTATGGATGAGAAAATGGCTTACAAACCTGTGGAAAGACCgactttctttgaaatatttaaggCACGTTGCAGTGAATCAGGTACAGCTTCTctacagtaaataatttttattaggGTTGCTTTCTGGACATTGATGTTTTATACACATCTGCTGTATATTCTATAGAAAACCATTATGCAACTTGTTAGCTGCTTTTCTTGCCCCAAATCTGTATTTGCCAATATctacttttttatatatttctttacatttttatgtgtaactttttttcctaatgtgtgctcaattactttttttctacttGTGTTTTTAGCTGTGGCCTCCTTACGTACCCACATGCAGAGCAGGTTTAATCTTTTGCCAAATGCACCTGTAGTAGTTTGATTTATTAATGTTAAAAGCAACCTGTTTAACTTGCCAGTCTGAGTAAAATAAGAGATAAACTGAAAGCCGGAAGtatacttttaattttaaacaaactggaTATTTAGCTgctctttgtttagttttgttaaTGGTCTGAGAATTTGGGCAGGTATACTTTATGGTATCGGAGTTCAAAGCTATCTAGAAACCAAATAAACAGAAGCATGACAATGGAAGGAGCAATGCGATTTGCTGCTAGCATTTAAATGCctaatatattttcacaacttgCATAGAGGAtcctgttctcctttttttcttttttccttttcatatggttttctgtatgtttttcttcataGACTTAGGGCCTATCAGTCTCAACTGGTTTGAAGAACTCAGTGCAGAAGCACCCCCATATGAGCCTAAATTGTTAGGAGGACTTGATGGACCCATTGGCTGGATTGATCAAACATCTTTTAAAACTCCAAGGGCAAAACTCTCTACGTACAGTCAGCTGGCGTCAACTCCgctgatttttaaagaacaaaatatgaCATTGCCACCTTATTCTTCTCCTGGAAAAGAACtggatcagaaaaaaataggagcaagtaagtaatttttatttatttttttaaagtggtacTTAAAGGCTGCTTGTGCCTTCCAGAAgcaagacatttttttaaaatattttgttgttgtaGCTGATGATTATTAATGTAATAGATAACGCTACTGCAGAAATTGTATGACTAAAAAGCTTATCTTAGTAGGCTTCTGAAGACGACctataaaaatgcagaattaatcTTAATAAGGAATTCAGCCTTGGTAATGTATATGCAAAGCTCCTGGTAGAAAAGATATTGTCGTGGACCTAATGCTCTACATAATGTTAATATAAGGAGATAATGAGCTTATTAGTGTAATCTCTTGACTGAGAATCAGAGTGAAGTTTTTTAGCAgtctgatttttgtttcatgCAAAATCTCTGAAAATCTTTTCAAGAGAGGGAATGATGCTTATCGTGCTTTAGTATGAGGTGATCTGTAGGGCACTTCTTAACCTTTCTTAGAAAGATTTAGAAGAACTAAGCTTTTTGAGTTAGTAAAATTGTAAGTCAGGGAAAGAAGTTACACTTTTCAGTTTGGAAACAAGGTTTTTTACCACTTTTATGAGGTACTTCTCATTACATTATTTCCAAATCCCAAGTACATCATGAAACTACATGTCACTCTGCTCCTTTCTGGTGTACCTGCAAGCCATAGTACCTATTCGCCTTGGACAGAGAGAAGAATCTTTTCTATGGAGAATGTATGCAAGATTGTGTATATGAATCTTTTCTATGGAAGAATATCTAACCCCGTTCCTGCGATATCTGACTTGTGTATCTACTATGTCTGTGCCCTCCTAACAATAAGATAAGCTTTTCTAAACAGGTTACAGACAAACACAAGGCTCCCTCTATTACCAGAATCATTTTTAGATCTTAAAGCAAAGTCTTTAAATGTGTAGAACTGTGCTACTGTTCAAATATACTTTATAACATTGCTTCCATAAAAAATATTGCTaccctgtttgtttttcttaagtttaCTGCTGAACTTCTGCTCAACTTATTCTCAGCTGAGAATATGTTTCTTCTAAATTTAGCTATTTGGACTTTTACAGTGTTAAGTCCCTAGTGAATTCTTGGTAGCATTTCATAAGTTACAAACAAAGGAACCTTATGATTCTTCTGTTTCAAAGTGGTtacttttgctctgtgtttgtgCATGCGGACGTTTGTATATGCTCCCTAAGGAAGGGAAGATGACTGTTACCAAAGTTTCTATAGTAACCTGCGGCTGACCCAAGATCTTACTCTCCTGGTTTTCTTGGTTAGAGCCAACTGGCTTGTGTACCTAGTTTTACTTGTGAAAACAAGAGCATGGATGGAAGTTGATGGATTTCACCTTGGGGTGTGGTACTGGGATGCAGTGGTGCTGTGCATGTGGACTCAGGAGCtcagcagagagaaatgcagaaacttAAGTATAATTTCTGATATGGAAGTTGTTTGGAAATTTCTGAGTAGGAATTTCAGTAATTGCTTGTTCATGTGAGGGGCTCACTGTTCAGAGgattctgctgcttttgtcggcactctctttctcttttgcctGGAGATGCATAGCATATAAATAGCTACTGCTACCAGTGACAGTGCCTCTACTAACAAttccagaaataatttttgctttatgCTGCTTATTCAAATCAAGAAGTGTATGTCTTAAGTAAATTTGAGGGAAAGCTGGTACAAATGCATGTTTGCATGTCTTGAGTTTCTCCTAAGAATAACTTGTGCAATGACAAGAAAGGCACAATACAGTATACTAAAACTGAAATGGAATATGAGTCTTGAATAATATCAAGGAAATATACTGAAACACTTACTATGtcactttatttatttgatATATGAGCGTTTTTGGCTGTGCATTTGAAATGTGTTTAGCATTGTTTAGATACAGAACTTGAACGTTCAAAACACTACAGGAAAAGGTagtgttgttttgggttttttaactaaaaataagacgttatgtaataatttttttttaaagcttatctTTAAACTTCAGAATCGAAACTGTCACTTGTAGTTCTGCAAGGTTGTGTTGATTATTATCTTCTATGTTGTAGGCAGAGAGAATTCGATAAGCCCAAGtatcacaagaagaaaaatagatcaagaaaatgaaatacttgCTTCTCCTCCTGGTACCTGCGGCAACTGCCTTGCTGCTAGGTATGCTAAATAAGTCaacacaaatataaaataaactggattttaagcaaaaagaaatactaaagcCGCTGTATTTGACTGATAGACTTCTTTAGAGCAGTCAATCTTGTATGTCTTCTATGTTTGATACTTGTAAGTTGCTAAGtgaattgaaaataaaacactagCTAATTTTGAAAACTTCCTTGCTTTTACGAGttcttcctttctatttttctactcCTTCACAGCTGGCATATGGTATTTGTTGACGTTATTTCGGCTTCCCAAATCCTCAATGTCCAGTGCAAGAAAGAGTAGTAGTGATGTATCATGTGCTTCTCAAGTAGTAACTTGCAAAGCTATTTATAATATttactgagggttttttttagtaataGCCTTGATTTCTAcatttaaatgtatatatttcaGATAAATCTGCTTGAAGTACTCATGTTGATTGTAAGAACAGTTAAactaattatttaattaaaaccagtTAATTAAGCAAGTTTCCATAGTTTCATACAGCATAGTAAAAAATGCATGGTTATATT contains these protein-coding regions:
- the ZAR1L gene encoding protein ZAR1-like; the encoded protein is MEGFVYPPFSTYQSFRGSLTPSRGGDPAVKQPSWKQSKSSGISPFLGGPLTPMPSDYLDSYRRAQLQALLSQVSPGLTPWLRRAATKEVAVQVNLRADAAVQCSLGPRTLPVGRPLSPAVLRTQGHLALYSPVPDRRLFTLHEATGPQEKEEASETTPEQQKAEDGSGEQQEGQAEAALTSEETAETPREEAAAPRRLAAFQFLEQKYGYFHCKDCKTRWESAYVWCIYGSNKVYFKQLCRKCQKGFNPYRVEAIQCQTCSKTRCSCPQKKRHIDLKRPHRQELCGRCKGKRLSCDNTYSFKYIV